A stretch of Nonomuraea africana DNA encodes these proteins:
- a CDS encoding PLP-dependent aminotransferase family protein: protein MNRSKQAASDRSITAGSDFLQLDAREASGGGLSDWLAGRLRLAMADGRLPMGSRLPATRVLAEELGVSRGVVTEAYRRLAEEGHVAGRGRAGTVVVAVPATPSGPVAPQSVTTPGEVFAGEPRLDVFDELRAAPARIDLSPGLPDLAAFPRAAWLRAERSVLTHLSAADLGYGDPRGAPALRAAVARWLARNRGIGADPGEVIIVSGTAQALALLARVLGREGIDEVAVEEPGSLGARQHLNDAGVRTPPVTVDAEGVRVDELRALGSPAVLLTPAHQFPTGVVLGGARRRALLDWARQGGLVIEDDYDAEHRYDRAPVPAVRSVLADRVCYAGSVSKLLAPALRVGWLLAPSRLMDALVDAKRFADLGNAVLPQLVLAALMDSGELERHLRLLRTRHRRRRDAMIGAIGRLLPGAVVHGAAAGLHLMVTYAAGPADTDLAAAALARGVKVQPLSWHTRRPGPQGLVMGYAARTPAEIGEGVAILGDLLRH from the coding sequence TGACAGGTCCATAACGGCGGGCTCCGACTTCCTCCAACTGGACGCCCGCGAGGCCTCCGGCGGCGGCCTGTCCGACTGGCTGGCCGGACGGCTCAGGCTCGCCATGGCCGACGGCCGCCTCCCCATGGGCAGCAGGCTTCCCGCGACGCGGGTGCTCGCGGAGGAGCTGGGCGTCTCGCGCGGCGTGGTCACCGAGGCGTACCGGCGGCTGGCGGAGGAGGGCCACGTCGCCGGACGGGGGAGGGCGGGAACGGTCGTCGTCGCCGTGCCCGCGACGCCGTCCGGGCCGGTCGCCCCGCAAAGCGTGACGACGCCTGGCGAGGTGTTCGCCGGCGAGCCGCGGCTCGACGTCTTCGACGAGCTGCGCGCGGCGCCCGCCCGCATCGACCTGTCGCCGGGCCTGCCCGACCTGGCCGCCTTCCCCCGTGCGGCCTGGCTGCGGGCCGAACGCTCGGTGCTCACCCACCTGTCGGCGGCCGACCTCGGCTACGGCGATCCCAGGGGCGCGCCCGCCCTGCGCGCGGCCGTCGCCCGGTGGCTGGCGCGCAACAGGGGTATCGGCGCGGACCCCGGCGAGGTGATCATCGTCTCGGGTACGGCACAGGCGCTCGCCCTGCTGGCCCGCGTCCTGGGCAGGGAGGGGATCGACGAGGTGGCGGTGGAGGAGCCCGGCTCGCTCGGCGCCCGCCAGCACCTGAACGACGCGGGCGTGCGCACGCCGCCCGTGACCGTCGACGCGGAGGGCGTGCGGGTGGACGAACTGCGCGCGCTCGGCTCTCCCGCCGTCCTGCTGACCCCGGCCCACCAGTTCCCGACCGGGGTGGTGCTCGGCGGCGCGCGGCGGCGTGCGCTGCTGGACTGGGCGCGGCAGGGCGGGCTGGTGATCGAGGACGACTACGACGCCGAGCACCGCTACGACCGCGCGCCGGTGCCCGCCGTCCGGTCGGTGCTCGCCGACCGGGTCTGCTACGCGGGCAGCGTCTCCAAGCTGCTGGCCCCCGCGCTGCGGGTGGGCTGGCTGCTGGCGCCGTCGCGGCTGATGGACGCGCTCGTCGACGCCAAGCGCTTCGCCGACCTCGGCAACGCCGTACTGCCGCAGCTGGTGCTGGCCGCGCTCATGGACAGCGGCGAGCTGGAGCGGCACCTGCGCCTGCTGCGCACCCGCCACCGGCGGCGCAGGGACGCCATGATCGGCGCGATCGGCAGGCTGCTGCCCGGCGCGGTCGTGCACGGGGCCGCCGCGGGGCTGCACCTGATGGTCACCTACGCGGCGGGACCCGCCGACACGGACCTCGCGGCGGCCGCGCTGGCCCGCGGCGTGAAGGTCCAGCCGCTGTCGTGGCACACCCGGCGTCCCGGCCCGCAGGGGTTGGTCATGGGCTATGCCGCGCGGACGCCCGCGGAGATCGGCGAGGGGGTGGCGATCCTGGGCGATCTCCTGCGGCACTAG